Proteins encoded by one window of Shewanella avicenniae:
- a CDS encoding aldolase/citrate lyase/malate synthase family protein codes for MSISLNHTELKTHHPRIAAAVVACQTLTLRHIADKLHNAKQLMDELFPLSKGSHQDVKGYLVYYQHLLACGKDGTFTGLRHPSQFVALSGQRENPQSLLLKHETGCHLELCFDSQGDIGANDCAKLQDVLLENGASPNNQRHWISLLHDHTPQGMQADELGSGMRYAFG; via the coding sequence ATGAGTATTTCATTAAACCATACCGAGTTAAAAACACATCATCCGCGCATTGCTGCCGCAGTGGTCGCGTGTCAGACGTTAACTTTACGCCATATTGCCGACAAATTGCACAACGCGAAGCAATTAATGGATGAACTTTTTCCACTGAGCAAAGGCTCGCATCAAGACGTGAAGGGCTACTTGGTGTACTACCAACACCTGTTGGCTTGTGGCAAAGACGGCACCTTCACCGGCTTGCGTCATCCAAGCCAGTTTGTCGCCCTCAGTGGCCAGCGCGAAAATCCGCAGTCGCTGCTGCTGAAACATGAAACCGGCTGCCACTTAGAACTGTGCTTTGATAGTCAAGGCGACATCGGTGCCAATGATTGCGCTAAGTTGCAGGACGTATTGTTAGAGAACGGCGCCAGCCCTAACAATCAACGTCACTGGATCAGCTTGCTGCATGACCACACCCCACAAGGCATGCAAGCCGATGAGCTTGGCAGCGGGATGCGCTATGCCTTTGGCTAA
- a CDS encoding helix-turn-helix transcriptional regulator gives MKDWLLITLLSIITLLNLLDVLSDLDLGVPAWHIVQESLLVTLSGLGAIYISSDLLRRTRKIRLLATKLKRADHRIGNISTRMKAAREEYTQAVQQQFEQWGLTRSEQEVALLLLKGLSFREIAGVRNTKEKTVRQQASSIYTKAEVDGRHSFCAWFMEDFIQPANQDVPEQGMQAA, from the coding sequence ATGAAGGATTGGTTGCTGATTACTTTGCTGAGTATCATTACTCTACTCAATTTGCTGGATGTGCTGTCGGATCTCGACTTGGGTGTGCCTGCTTGGCACATAGTGCAAGAGAGTTTACTGGTGACATTATCTGGGCTGGGGGCGATTTACATCAGCAGTGATCTGCTGCGCCGTACACGCAAAATTCGGTTGTTGGCGACCAAGCTGAAACGTGCAGATCACCGCATTGGCAATATCTCAACCCGCATGAAGGCAGCTCGCGAAGAGTACACCCAAGCAGTACAACAGCAGTTTGAGCAGTGGGGCTTAACCCGTAGCGAACAAGAAGTGGCGCTGCTTTTGTTGAAAGGCTTGAGCTTTAGAGAAATTGCGGGGGTGCGTAACACCAAAGAGAAAACCGTACGCCAGCAAGCCTCGTCGATTTACACCAAAGCGGAAGTGGATGGTCGCCACAGCTTTTGTGCTTGGTTTATGGAAGATTTTATTCAGCCTGCCAACCAAGACGTGCCGGAGCAGGGCATGCAGGCTGCATAA
- a CDS encoding DUF3612 domain-containing protein — MRNEISLTRKSHFLGTKIRNLRKRNHLTMEDLSARCVRLDSENAPSVSYLSMIERGKRTPSVDMLRVIAAVFQKELDWFLDDTPSDEAIVPQKGRRGGLDGMVLEPGFLFSGDILQIAIPEMLSQTGTSGRQFAQLLIRAYQEYHQNHFPDLERAAEDIGNKQLALSVEELVRLAEAQGLKIRWFSEAPKTVIDAHGISGQRVITSYLEGPGKLALNEILKTSPTRMKYDLGVHIGHCVLHNSDGYNNVLSIGSASAADAAPIQSGSVNAQDILQAWREFEASFFAGALLCPKVPFRQLLDRQGYEVGVHKLAQVSPSVAMRRMTVVSPYPHWHYFDAYAPGKLKAVYRGNGIPLPWGNMRTVADPCQHWSVFRMITEPKDGSAAQISLLDTENQTRIYCCESVRVRDLAGNNRVLCAGIDLNPAIEAQGEDAAELAASLKQVCVANGGEVDIPAPIKRKLHTISRILNINWLERGLQQQARLICARGAVCPRSPSCYDGCKGGKADD, encoded by the coding sequence ATGCGCAACGAAATCAGCCTGACTCGCAAGTCCCATTTTCTCGGTACTAAAATCCGTAACCTACGGAAACGTAACCATTTAACTATGGAAGATCTGTCTGCCCGTTGTGTGCGACTCGACTCGGAGAACGCGCCATCGGTGTCTTATCTGTCGATGATCGAACGCGGCAAACGCACGCCAAGTGTGGATATGCTGCGGGTGATTGCCGCGGTTTTTCAAAAAGAGTTGGATTGGTTTCTCGATGATACGCCGAGCGATGAAGCTATCGTGCCGCAAAAAGGGCGCCGTGGTGGGCTCGATGGCATGGTGTTGGAGCCGGGCTTTTTGTTCTCAGGCGATATTTTGCAGATCGCCATTCCTGAAATGCTGTCACAAACCGGCACCAGTGGCCGCCAGTTCGCCCAGCTGTTGATCCGCGCCTATCAGGAATATCACCAAAACCATTTCCCTGATTTGGAGCGTGCCGCCGAAGATATTGGCAACAAGCAGTTGGCCTTGTCGGTGGAGGAGTTGGTGCGCCTTGCCGAAGCGCAGGGGTTAAAAATTCGTTGGTTTAGTGAAGCGCCCAAAACAGTGATTGATGCGCATGGCATCAGTGGTCAGCGGGTGATCACTTCCTATCTTGAAGGGCCGGGCAAGCTGGCGCTGAATGAGATCCTCAAAACCAGCCCAACCCGGATGAAGTATGACCTTGGGGTGCATATTGGTCACTGCGTGCTGCACAACAGCGATGGCTATAACAATGTGCTCAGTATCGGCTCAGCCAGTGCCGCCGATGCAGCGCCTATTCAATCGGGCTCGGTGAACGCCCAAGATATTTTGCAGGCGTGGCGTGAGTTTGAGGCGAGTTTCTTTGCCGGGGCGCTGTTATGCCCAAAAGTGCCATTCCGGCAACTATTAGATCGCCAAGGCTATGAAGTGGGCGTGCACAAGTTAGCGCAAGTATCACCCTCGGTGGCGATGCGGCGCATGACCGTGGTATCGCCTTATCCGCACTGGCACTACTTCGATGCTTATGCGCCGGGCAAACTCAAGGCGGTATATCGCGGCAACGGTATTCCGCTGCCATGGGGTAATATGCGTACTGTCGCCGACCCTTGTCAGCACTGGTCGGTGTTTCGCATGATCACTGAGCCAAAAGATGGCAGTGCGGCGCAAATCTCGTTGCTGGATACTGAAAATCAAACCCGCATCTACTGCTGTGAATCAGTTCGTGTTCGCGATCTTGCCGGAAATAATCGGGTGTTGTGTGCTGGGATTGACCTTAACCCAGCCATTGAAGCCCAAGGCGAAGATGCTGCAGAACTGGCCGCCAGCTTGAAGCAGGTGTGTGTCGCTAATGGCGGTGAAGTGGATATTCCGGCGCCGATTAAGCGCAAGCTGCACACCATTTCACGTATTCTCAACATCAACTGGTTAGAGCGCGGCTTACAACAGCAGGCGCGTTTAATCTGTGCCCGCGGCGCGGTATGTCCGCGCTCTCCAAGTTGCTACGACGGTTGTAAAGGCGGCAAGGCGGATGATTAA
- a CDS encoding DUF3240 family protein has translation MKQLLVLISQHNIKDDIVDCLMSQDYLSGFSLINICGFSHEHSQYNLKEQVEGYREFFKFEVMHPQQRQEELLAAIAAVCQHNPCRYWIVPIATNGVLGNS, from the coding sequence ATGAAACAGCTGTTAGTGCTGATTAGCCAACACAACATCAAAGATGACATTGTCGATTGCTTGATGTCGCAGGATTACCTTTCAGGTTTTAGCTTGATCAATATCTGTGGCTTTAGCCACGAACACAGTCAGTACAACCTAAAGGAGCAAGTGGAAGGTTACCGCGAGTTTTTTAAATTTGAAGTGATGCATCCGCAGCAACGGCAAGAAGAGTTATTGGCCGCTATCGCCGCCGTGTGTCAGCATAATCCGTGCCGTTACTGGATTGTGCCGATCGCCACTAATGGTGTGCTTGGCAATAGTTAG
- a CDS encoding methyl-accepting chemotaxis protein, producing the protein MSFIKLSIKQKFILTMVLAVLLPSIVAGTLGQRSAREVISQRMLNSELPNLLLQIRYRIELEIGGLLQASEQLANDPLLGSWLQRGRPDAEEPLVEQRLQALVSQYDLAQASYADRETAAYYTQNGLLRILTPAQDGWFFRYRNSGQDKMLQLYTEPKSGDVKLFINYQQVNGRALVGLGKSLNDMANLLSRFQIEQSGQVYLVDAEGKVQIHRNNQLVGNSRLQQLYPNSDLSGLLQQQSLAMVHVGSDNDTVLVASSYMPEIGWYLVAEVPEQEIFAALDNASWKIFGLTLSVCALFILLAIWVGGSISKPISAAATMFAELGQGDGDLRKRLPENSRDELGLLARGFNRFVDKIQQSIQNVANTSESLSMAAHMADSHAQQTVLDRQQQHDHAVTVAAAVTEMGATVNEIANNAAYAAEAARAANEDAANGQQVVLRARQVINELSADVGNMAEIINNLSENTDAIGSVLEVIRSISEQTNLLALNAAIEAARAGEAGRGFSVVADEVRGLATRTASSTDEVQQMINTLQREASKAVTAMQQSQQRSKLGVAAADDVTQALQHISKRIAQISDMNMQVAAATEQQSATVHEINHHLTDMSEVSSRSELRANEAAEASQALNQLADSLKQLVGQFKLSDSIALEQTRFNKTNRRK; encoded by the coding sequence ATGTCGTTCATTAAGCTCTCCATCAAGCAGAAATTTATCCTCACCATGGTGCTGGCCGTGTTACTGCCCAGTATCGTCGCAGGCACCTTAGGCCAACGTAGCGCTAGGGAAGTGATTAGCCAACGTATGCTCAACTCTGAGCTGCCTAACCTGCTACTGCAGATCCGCTATCGCATCGAACTCGAAATCGGCGGCTTGTTGCAGGCATCAGAACAACTGGCGAATGACCCACTATTGGGCAGTTGGTTGCAACGTGGTCGTCCCGATGCGGAAGAGCCACTCGTTGAACAGCGACTGCAAGCCTTAGTCAGTCAATATGATTTAGCGCAGGCCTCTTATGCCGACCGTGAAACCGCAGCTTACTACACCCAGAACGGCCTGTTGCGGATCCTGACTCCAGCGCAAGATGGCTGGTTTTTCCGCTACCGAAATAGCGGCCAAGACAAGATGTTGCAGCTGTACACTGAGCCCAAAAGCGGTGACGTAAAGCTGTTTATCAACTATCAGCAAGTCAATGGCCGCGCCTTGGTTGGGCTGGGGAAAAGTCTGAATGATATGGCGAATCTGCTGAGTCGTTTCCAAATCGAACAAAGCGGCCAAGTGTATCTGGTTGATGCCGAGGGTAAGGTACAAATCCATCGCAATAACCAGCTGGTCGGTAATAGCCGCTTGCAACAACTCTACCCCAACAGCGATCTGAGCGGCTTGTTGCAGCAGCAATCACTGGCGATGGTGCACGTCGGCAGCGATAACGACACAGTGTTAGTCGCCAGCAGCTATATGCCTGAGATTGGCTGGTATCTGGTGGCGGAAGTGCCAGAGCAGGAGATTTTTGCGGCGTTGGATAACGCCAGCTGGAAGATTTTTGGCTTGACGCTGAGTGTTTGTGCCCTGTTCATTCTATTGGCCATTTGGGTTGGCGGCTCGATTAGCAAACCGATCAGTGCCGCCGCTACTATGTTTGCTGAACTGGGCCAAGGCGATGGCGATCTGCGTAAACGGTTACCAGAGAATAGCCGCGATGAACTCGGGCTATTAGCTCGCGGCTTTAATCGCTTTGTGGATAAGATTCAGCAGTCGATTCAAAACGTGGCAAACACCAGTGAAAGCTTGAGCATGGCGGCACATATGGCTGACAGCCACGCCCAGCAAACCGTGCTGGATCGGCAACAGCAGCATGATCATGCCGTCACGGTTGCCGCCGCGGTAACCGAAATGGGCGCCACCGTCAACGAAATTGCCAATAACGCAGCCTACGCAGCTGAGGCGGCGCGCGCAGCTAATGAAGACGCCGCCAACGGCCAACAGGTGGTATTACGTGCCCGCCAAGTGATTAATGAGTTGTCTGCCGATGTCGGTAATATGGCAGAAATTATCAATAACTTGTCGGAAAATACCGATGCGATTGGCTCGGTATTAGAGGTGATTCGCAGCATCTCCGAGCAAACGAACCTACTGGCGCTGAATGCCGCCATTGAAGCTGCTCGCGCCGGTGAAGCCGGACGCGGTTTCTCTGTGGTTGCCGATGAGGTACGCGGTTTGGCAACGCGCACCGCCAGCTCCACCGATGAAGTGCAGCAGATGATCAATACTCTGCAGCGCGAAGCAAGCAAAGCGGTGACGGCGATGCAACAAAGCCAGCAGCGCTCTAAGCTCGGTGTTGCCGCTGCGGATGATGTCACCCAAGCGCTGCAACATATCTCTAAGCGGATCGCCCAAATCAGCGATATGAACATGCAGGTGGCCGCGGCCACTGAGCAGCAAAGCGCCACCGTGCATGAAATCAATCATCATCTGACCGATATGAGCGAAGTGAGCAGCCGCAGTGAACTGCGCGCCAATGAAGCTGCCGAAGCCAGCCAAGCGTTGAATCAACTGGCGGACTCACTCAAACAGTTAGTGGGGCAATTTAAGCTAAGTGACAGCATCGCGCTTGAGCAAACACGCTTTAACAAAACAAATCGGCGCAAATAA
- a CDS encoding YeiH family protein, whose product MLSSMSLQPRYRKTLLLLLGVSCLLPVINSPTALLLGFMLANIVGMPSDWQVGAVTKKLLSFSIVCLGFGIPFAEAATITMANLPLILGSIIATLVIGTLLSKLFKLERNTGHLIACGTAICGGSAIAAVAPAINAKNDQTALALACVFVLNSIALFVFPLIGHLLALSQHDFGVWSAIAIHDTSSVVGAASAYGEEALKTATTIKLARALWIIPVAALSALWFGGNGKLKLPMFILYYCIAIAITTLLPQGQALYDGIFMVGKRLLIVCLFLVGCGITISKLRTQGSKPLIAATLLWFCIGSGSLLAVVSLH is encoded by the coding sequence ATGTTGAGCAGTATGTCGTTACAGCCACGCTATCGCAAAACGCTGTTGTTGCTGCTAGGTGTGAGCTGTTTGCTGCCGGTAATCAATTCACCTACTGCGCTGTTATTAGGCTTTATGCTGGCCAATATTGTTGGCATGCCGAGCGATTGGCAAGTGGGCGCAGTGACCAAAAAGCTGCTGTCGTTTTCGATTGTTTGCCTCGGGTTCGGCATCCCCTTTGCCGAAGCGGCGACTATCACAATGGCGAATCTGCCGCTGATCCTTGGCTCTATCATTGCCACCCTAGTGATCGGCACGCTACTGAGTAAGCTGTTTAAACTGGAACGTAACACCGGCCACCTGATCGCCTGTGGCACCGCCATTTGTGGTGGCAGCGCGATTGCGGCGGTTGCGCCCGCCATCAACGCCAAAAACGATCAAACAGCGTTAGCACTGGCTTGTGTGTTTGTGCTGAACTCAATCGCCTTGTTTGTGTTTCCGCTGATTGGCCATCTGCTCGCACTGAGCCAACATGATTTTGGGGTGTGGAGCGCGATTGCGATTCACGATACGTCATCGGTGGTCGGTGCGGCCTCAGCCTACGGTGAAGAAGCGCTAAAGACGGCCACCACGATTAAGCTGGCGCGAGCATTGTGGATTATTCCAGTCGCAGCGTTGAGTGCACTATGGTTTGGCGGCAATGGCAAACTGAAATTGCCGATGTTTATTCTGTACTACTGCATCGCTATCGCGATTACGACCCTGCTACCACAGGGGCAAGCCTTGTATGACGGCATCTTTATGGTCGGCAAACGGCTGTTGATTGTGTGTCTGTTTTTAGTAGGTTGCGGCATCACCATCAGCAAACTTCGCACTCAAGGCAGCAAGCCATTAATCGCAGCGACCCTATTGTGGTTTTGTATTGGCTCGGGATCGCTGTTGGCGGTGGTATCACTGCACTAA
- a CDS encoding metal transporter yields MKPHSLYLALALLLPILPVRAADEATLHALVTQAQAKLQHSSAQQAPLYQSSSWLLGLPSISISHLQGLDSQRSFEQELNLNLALKSPALHRLEAKLKPLDQQLTAQQQKLQQLYLSGLLRQYWWQQQLAQAELAQLQHRQQLLEQLVSHQQALHQSGEASSSQLLMVQRELLELQLSQLPLQQQLQTATDALQRLTGVAELPPLDESKRALPQDDGSQNPLFQLTSLQLQRQKLLGQSRADGVETPWTLSLNGKNTATIGMEEQAIGVALDIPLSIGSGLSQAEVGSLVEQELLLAQQQQQLLLQTKLTLAELRQQQLQLQQQQQLLQQSLTLNQQLTDALAATKQQGFAQYQAWLRSYIDTLATESRLQLTQLQQAELHSKQLQALGVSL; encoded by the coding sequence ATGAAACCACATTCACTTTATTTGGCGTTGGCATTGCTGTTGCCAATCTTGCCAGTAAGGGCTGCCGATGAGGCAACTCTGCATGCGTTAGTTACGCAAGCACAAGCTAAACTACAGCACAGTTCAGCACAACAAGCACCACTTTATCAAAGTTCTTCGTGGTTGCTGGGTTTACCAAGCATCAGCATTAGCCACCTGCAAGGGCTCGATAGCCAGCGCAGTTTTGAGCAGGAACTGAACCTCAACTTGGCACTAAAGTCTCCAGCACTGCACCGCTTAGAAGCCAAGTTGAAGCCATTGGATCAACAGCTAACCGCACAGCAGCAAAAGCTGCAACAGCTTTATCTGTCAGGCTTGCTGCGCCAATACTGGTGGCAGCAACAACTCGCCCAAGCGGAATTAGCGCAATTGCAGCATCGACAACAACTGCTTGAGCAGCTTGTCAGCCACCAGCAGGCGCTGCATCAAAGCGGTGAAGCCTCTAGCAGCCAACTGCTGATGGTGCAGCGAGAATTGCTAGAGTTACAGCTAAGCCAACTGCCGCTACAGCAACAGTTGCAAACCGCCACCGATGCGCTGCAACGGCTGACCGGTGTGGCAGAACTACCGCCGCTTGATGAAAGCAAGCGTGCGTTACCGCAGGATGACGGCAGCCAAAATCCACTGTTCCAGTTAACCAGCTTGCAGTTGCAACGGCAAAAGCTGCTCGGCCAATCTCGTGCGGATGGAGTGGAAACCCCATGGACCTTGTCATTAAACGGCAAGAACACCGCAACAATCGGTATGGAAGAGCAAGCCATCGGCGTCGCGCTGGATATTCCACTGAGCATCGGCAGCGGCTTGAGTCAGGCAGAAGTCGGCAGTTTGGTCGAACAAGAATTGTTACTCGCACAACAGCAACAACAACTGCTACTGCAAACCAAACTCACCCTCGCAGAGCTGCGGCAGCAACAACTGCAACTGCAACAACAACAGCAGCTATTGCAGCAATCGCTCACGCTCAATCAGCAATTGACCGACGCGCTGGCCGCCACCAAGCAGCAAGGTTTTGCCCAATATCAGGCATGGCTGCGCAGTTATATCGATACCTTAGCCACCGAAAGTCGGCTGCAACTTACCCAGTTGCAGCAAGCCGAATTGCATTCAAAACAGTTACAAGCGCTTGGAGTTAGCTTATGA
- a CDS encoding efflux RND transporter permease subunit, with amino-acid sequence MLNAMIRFSLTQRLFMLITGLILAAAGSFAWLGIPLDAFPDISPTQVKIILKAPGMTAEEIESQVTVPVETELLGIPQQSILRSTTKYAITAITLDFNEGTDIYWARQQVSDRLAAVKDKLPATIEGGIAPMSTPLSEIFMFSLENPSMTLLERRQLLEWQVRPLLRTVPGVADVNILGGFAKTLQITPNPQALAQAGLSQDELIARIEANNVNTGAGRITVGTDNFTVRTEGRIDSLEALRQMVIVSNANGSYRLQDLANVEIGHLARYGAVTKDGSETTEALIVALKNANTADMVNAVKLKLADIEKTLPAGSKLNVFYDRAKLINTAIGTISEALVEAVVLVIILLALFLGNVRAALVVSFALPLAALATFILMRYFNLSANLMSLGGLVIAIGMLVDSSVVVVENMVNQLAGGQRVPRLHLIYRATKDVATPVVSGTVIVMIVFSPLLTLTGLEGKMFTPVAVTIVFAMLSALILALTIIPVLASYLVNEKAVEEPKFVHWLKRHYLATLTWVLGHGKKAVAIASTLLVLSFGLFTLVGKTFMPTLDEGDIILQLAKSPSISLPSSLELDKQIEQHLLQTVPEIEQLVARTGADELGLDPMGLNETDVFLQLKPSNEWRFATKNELIDAIRTEVLKFPGIDFNFTQPIQMRVSEMLTGSIGDVAIKIFGDDLGQLNQLAGQIADITSHTAGAQDVKTAMTEGSPFINLKLKDGLASYYGMDAMSFGRYLKSQLEGIMVTEVIQGKKRTPVLIARPRDNISSLAQLQQQVILLPDATQKPLSELAEISFREGPILIDREQGNRFAVVTTNVTGRDIVGFVEELQTTLDQQLKLPRGFSLNFGGEFENQQRATNNLLLVVPVAIMLINLILFTTFGTISKALLILANVPFAMMGGIISLYLSGEYLSVPASVGFIALLGVAVLNGVVMVSYYEQSRHLFATLEDRVKQGAARRLRPILMTATTAMFGLIPLALATGPGAEIQRPLAIVVIGGLITSTITTLYLLPLLYETLEKRK; translated from the coding sequence ATGCTAAACGCAATGATCCGCTTTTCGCTGACTCAGCGGCTGTTTATGCTGATCACCGGCCTTATTTTGGCGGCTGCGGGCAGCTTCGCATGGCTAGGGATTCCGCTAGATGCGTTTCCCGATATTTCCCCAACACAGGTCAAAATCATTCTGAAAGCGCCGGGGATGACGGCGGAAGAGATTGAATCGCAAGTGACGGTGCCGGTCGAAACCGAACTCTTGGGTATCCCGCAACAATCAATTTTGCGCTCCACCACCAAGTATGCGATTACCGCGATTACCCTAGATTTCAACGAAGGCACTGATATTTATTGGGCACGGCAACAGGTCAGCGATCGGCTGGCAGCAGTGAAAGACAAACTGCCCGCCACCATTGAAGGCGGCATCGCGCCAATGAGCACGCCGCTCAGTGAAATCTTTATGTTTTCACTGGAAAATCCATCGATGACGCTGTTGGAACGGCGCCAGCTACTGGAGTGGCAAGTGCGGCCACTGCTGCGCACCGTACCGGGCGTTGCCGATGTGAATATTCTCGGTGGCTTTGCCAAGACGCTGCAGATCACCCCCAATCCACAAGCGCTGGCTCAAGCAGGCCTCAGCCAAGATGAACTGATTGCCCGCATTGAAGCCAATAACGTCAACACCGGCGCGGGGCGGATTACCGTCGGCACCGACAACTTTACCGTGCGCACCGAAGGCCGCATCGATTCATTGGAAGCCTTGCGGCAGATGGTGATTGTCAGTAACGCCAACGGCAGCTATCGGCTGCAGGACTTGGCCAACGTCGAGATTGGTCACCTCGCCCGCTACGGCGCAGTGACCAAAGATGGCAGCGAAACCACTGAAGCGCTGATTGTTGCTCTGAAGAATGCCAATACCGCTGATATGGTGAACGCAGTAAAACTGAAACTGGCCGACATTGAAAAGACCCTGCCCGCTGGCAGCAAACTCAACGTGTTTTATGACCGCGCCAAGTTGATCAATACGGCCATCGGCACCATTTCCGAAGCGCTGGTTGAAGCGGTTGTGTTAGTGATCATTTTGCTGGCGCTATTTCTTGGCAATGTCCGCGCGGCCCTCGTAGTGTCGTTTGCCTTGCCGCTGGCTGCGCTGGCGACCTTTATTCTGATGCGTTACTTCAATCTATCAGCCAACCTGATGAGCCTTGGCGGCTTGGTGATCGCCATCGGCATGTTGGTCGATTCCTCTGTGGTGGTGGTGGAAAACATGGTCAACCAACTGGCCGGCGGCCAGCGCGTGCCGCGATTACACCTGATCTATCGTGCCACCAAGGATGTGGCAACGCCAGTAGTGTCGGGCACCGTCATCGTGATGATCGTGTTCTCGCCGCTGCTGACGCTGACTGGCCTCGAAGGCAAGATGTTCACTCCCGTAGCGGTCACTATCGTGTTTGCCATGTTGTCGGCGTTAATCTTGGCGCTGACCATCATTCCAGTGCTGGCCTCCTACTTGGTCAATGAGAAAGCAGTGGAAGAACCTAAGTTTGTCCACTGGCTGAAACGCCATTATCTGGCCACCCTCACTTGGGTACTCGGCCACGGTAAAAAAGCAGTGGCAATCGCCAGCACCCTACTGGTACTGAGCTTTGGCCTGTTTACCCTCGTCGGCAAAACCTTTATGCCGACGTTGGATGAGGGCGACATTATTCTGCAGTTGGCAAAATCGCCCTCGATCTCGCTGCCGTCGTCTCTGGAACTGGATAAGCAGATTGAGCAGCACCTGCTGCAAACAGTGCCGGAGATTGAGCAACTGGTGGCTCGCACGGGTGCCGACGAACTCGGCCTCGATCCAATGGGACTCAACGAAACCGATGTATTCCTGCAGTTAAAACCGTCGAATGAATGGCGTTTCGCCACCAAGAACGAGTTGATTGATGCAATTCGTACCGAAGTGCTGAAATTCCCCGGTATCGACTTCAACTTTACCCAACCGATCCAGATGCGGGTATCGGAAATGCTCACCGGCAGCATCGGTGACGTGGCGATAAAAATCTTTGGCGATGACCTTGGTCAGCTTAACCAGTTGGCGGGGCAGATTGCGGATATCACTAGCCATACTGCGGGCGCGCAGGATGTAAAAACCGCGATGACCGAAGGCAGTCCGTTTATCAATCTCAAACTGAAAGATGGCTTGGCCAGTTACTACGGCATGGATGCAATGAGCTTTGGGCGCTACCTCAAGAGCCAGTTGGAAGGGATTATGGTGACTGAGGTGATTCAGGGTAAGAAGCGCACGCCAGTGCTGATCGCCCGTCCGCGTGACAACATCAGCAGTCTAGCCCAGCTGCAGCAGCAAGTGATTTTACTGCCGGACGCCACTCAAAAACCTTTGAGTGAATTGGCCGAGATCAGCTTCCGTGAAGGCCCCATTCTGATTGACCGCGAGCAAGGCAACCGCTTTGCGGTGGTGACCACTAACGTCACTGGACGCGATATTGTCGGCTTTGTCGAAGAGTTGCAAACCACCTTGGATCAGCAACTGAAGTTGCCCAGAGGCTTTAGCCTCAACTTTGGTGGCGAGTTTGAAAACCAACAGCGTGCGACCAACAATCTGCTGTTGGTAGTGCCGGTGGCGATTATGCTGATCAACCTGATCCTGTTTACCACCTTCGGCACCATTTCCAAGGCACTGCTGATTTTGGCTAACGTGCCATTCGCCATGATGGGCGGCATTATCAGCCTCTATCTGTCAGGGGAATATCTGTCGGTGCCCGCCTCGGTCGGCTTTATCGCGCTGCTTGGGGTTGCGGTGCTCAACGGCGTGGTGATGGTCAGCTACTACGAGCAATCTCGCCATCTGTTTGCCACCTTGGAAGATCGGGTTAAACAAGGTGCAGCGCGCCGCTTGAGACCGATTTTGATGACCGCCACCACCGCCATGTTTGGCCTTATCCCACTGGCATTGGCCACCGGCCCCGGGGCGGAAATTCAACGGCCATTGGCAATTGTGGTGATTGGCGGGCTGATCACCTCCACCATTACCACCCTGTATCTGTTGCCATTGCTTTATGAAACGTTGGAGAAACGCAAATGA
- a CDS encoding paraquat-inducible protein A: protein MSHWKAALLLLLSLCLLVPGVTQPILSLTGTVEKAKLSAAGMDMLATSVADDSEADRKHARNMIGMVAGLFGLNHLEGEVQVFDKTRSIWSTVTELHDSGNIAVAFLVMLFSVIIPVIKIMLTLLSMLARESLARGLQQVSGALSKWSMADVFVVALIISFMAGNASAGMGDMVRTNASFGSGFWFFLGYCLLSLLGQSLMKPSVKTNY from the coding sequence ATGTCGCACTGGAAGGCTGCGCTGCTGTTATTGTTATCGCTCTGTTTACTGGTGCCGGGGGTAACCCAGCCGATTTTGTCACTCACGGGCACAGTGGAGAAAGCTAAGCTGTCGGCGGCGGGCATGGACATGTTAGCCACCAGTGTCGCCGATGATTCAGAGGCAGATCGCAAACATGCGCGCAATATGATTGGCATGGTGGCGGGCTTGTTTGGCCTTAATCATCTTGAAGGTGAAGTGCAGGTATTTGATAAAACCCGCAGCATCTGGAGTACGGTGACTGAACTGCATGATAGCGGCAATATTGCGGTGGCGTTTTTGGTAATGCTGTTTTCGGTGATCATTCCGGTCATCAAAATTATGTTGACCTTGCTATCGATGCTGGCGCGCGAATCGCTGGCGCGCGGGCTGCAACAGGTTTCTGGCGCCTTATCCAAATGGTCGATGGCCGATGTGTTTGTGGTGGCGCTGATCATCAGCTTTATGGCCGGCAATGCCTCTGCGGGGATGGGTGATATGGTACGAACCAATGCCAGTTTTGGCAGTGGTTTCTGGTTTTTCCTTGGTTATTGTTTACTGTCGTTGCTGGGACAGAGCTTGATGAAGCCGTCAGTGAAGACTAACTACTAA